A single genomic interval of Staphylococcus hyicus harbors:
- the cstB gene encoding persulfide dioxygenase-sulfurtransferase CstB, whose translation MFFKQFYNDHLSQASYLIGCQRTGEAMIIDPIRDLTQYVALAEQEGFKITKAAETHIHADYASGIREVANRLDAVIYVSKEGEESLGYRNMPEQTVFVGHQDTIRVGNIELKVLHTPGHTPESISFLLTDFGGGATVPMGLFSGDFLFVGDIGRPDLLEKAVQVAGSTEKGAKQMFESVQMIKAYPDYIQIWPGHGAGSPCGKALGAIPMSTLGYEKINNWAFQIEDETNFIETLTTDQPAPPKHFAEMKRINQWGTQAFQPYRVYLENDKTTPAFDLRSKEAYHGGHTLGSINVPYNKNFINQIGWYLNYDQDIQLIGDYETIKQAIQTLQLIGFDRVKSYKAPTFEMVTTSIHSGDMSGEETNVIDVRNDKEWAAGHLNRALHIPHGQLLETAIDLDKSAPLYVHCQSGVRSSIAVGILEQKGFHHIINVREGYQAMPETIKNNV comes from the coding sequence ATGTTTTTTAAACAGTTTTACAATGACCATTTATCACAAGCATCTTATTTAATTGGCTGTCAACGTACGGGTGAAGCCATGATAATTGATCCGATACGTGATTTGACACAATATGTTGCACTCGCAGAACAAGAAGGTTTCAAAATTACGAAAGCAGCAGAAACACACATTCATGCGGATTATGCTTCTGGTATTCGTGAAGTAGCCAATCGATTAGACGCGGTCATTTATGTGTCCAAAGAAGGTGAAGAAAGTCTTGGTTATCGGAATATGCCGGAACAAACTGTATTTGTAGGTCATCAGGATACAATTCGTGTAGGTAATATTGAATTAAAAGTATTGCATACACCTGGACATACCCCAGAGAGTATCAGTTTCTTGTTAACAGATTTTGGTGGAGGCGCAACCGTACCGATGGGGCTCTTCAGTGGTGATTTTCTTTTCGTTGGTGATATTGGACGTCCAGACTTACTTGAAAAAGCGGTACAAGTGGCAGGATCTACTGAAAAAGGTGCGAAACAAATGTTTGAATCAGTTCAAATGATTAAAGCTTATCCTGATTATATTCAAATTTGGCCGGGGCACGGTGCGGGTAGCCCATGTGGTAAAGCGTTAGGTGCTATTCCGATGTCAACTTTAGGTTATGAAAAAATCAACAATTGGGCGTTTCAAATTGAAGATGAAACGAATTTTATTGAAACATTAACGACAGATCAACCGGCGCCACCGAAACACTTTGCTGAAATGAAGCGTATCAATCAATGGGGCACACAAGCATTTCAACCTTATCGCGTATACCTTGAAAATGATAAGACCACACCAGCATTCGATTTACGTTCGAAAGAAGCATACCATGGTGGACATACGTTAGGGTCTATCAATGTGCCGTATAATAAAAACTTTATTAACCAAATCGGTTGGTACTTGAATTATGACCAAGATATTCAGCTGATTGGAGACTATGAAACCATTAAACAAGCCATTCAAACATTACAGCTTATTGGATTTGATCGCGTTAAAAGTTATAAAGCGCCTACATTTGAAATGGTGACTACATCAATTCATAGTGGTGACATGTCTGGTGAGGAAACCAATGTCATTGATGTAAGGAATGACAAAGAATGGGCAGCCGGACATTTAAACCGAGCGTTGCATATTCCGCACGGTCAATTGTTAGAAACCGCAATAGATTTAGACAAATCAGCACCACTTTATGTACATTGTCAATCTGGTGTCAGAAGTTCCATCGCAGTTGGAATTTTAGAACAAAAAGGCTTTCACCACATTATAAACGTTCGTGAAGGGTATCAAGCCATGCCTGAAACAATCAAAAATAACGTATAA
- the rbsK gene encoding ribokinase: MKKIYVIGSVSIDLVVSTKVVPKKGETVLGESFFTTPGGKGANQAVAAARLGDDVHMIGRVGDDDFGQEIIENFKRNQVDVTHLNVVPHMTTGTAHITLADNDNSIIVVPSANNEVTFANIKDQLAQLEKGDIVLLQQEIPADTVASVLAYCKQHGVVSILNPAPYRDIDEAVIENADYLTPNETESDALFKEDLDDALERYPNKLIVTIGDKGARYFNGEKHVTVQSFKRDVKDTTGAGDTFNGALAVGLQKGFALDKAIELANLAASFSVTGMGAQGGMPTWQEIEGEFDV, translated from the coding sequence ATGAAAAAAATTTATGTTATAGGAAGTGTATCCATAGATTTGGTTGTGTCAACAAAGGTAGTACCTAAAAAAGGTGAAACGGTACTCGGTGAATCATTTTTTACAACACCGGGGGGCAAAGGTGCTAATCAAGCTGTTGCGGCAGCACGACTTGGTGATGATGTCCATATGATTGGTCGTGTCGGCGACGATGATTTTGGGCAAGAGATTATTGAAAATTTCAAGCGTAACCAAGTGGATGTGACGCACTTGAATGTCGTACCGCATATGACTACAGGAACCGCACATATTACGTTAGCAGACAACGATAATAGTATTATAGTGGTTCCTTCCGCTAACAACGAAGTGACGTTTGCGAATATCAAAGACCAATTAGCACAACTTGAGAAAGGTGATATTGTATTACTTCAACAAGAAATTCCAGCTGACACGGTAGCAAGTGTGCTTGCGTATTGTAAACAACATGGAGTGGTTTCTATATTAAATCCTGCGCCATATCGTGACATTGATGAGGCGGTCATTGAAAATGCAGATTATCTTACGCCTAATGAAACAGAAAGTGATGCATTATTTAAAGAAGATCTTGATGATGCATTAGAACGCTATCCAAATAAACTCATCGTCACAATTGGTGATAAAGGCGCGCGTTATTTTAATGGTGAAAAACATGTCACAGTGCAAAGTTTTAAACGTGATGTTAAAGATACTACTGGGGCAGGAGACACGTTTAACGGTGCGCTCGCGGTAGGATTACAAAAAGGATTTGCTTTAGATAAAGCCATTGAACTTGCGAATCTCGCAGCGAGTTTTTCAGTGACTGGCATGGGCGCGCAAGGTGGTATGCCGACATGGCAAGAGATAGAAGGTGAATTCGATGTATAA
- a CDS encoding DsrE/DsrF/DrsH-like family protein, with translation MTKFKTQHITNFYQSELEKLGQQQQLIDVRTSEEYEIGHINGAILHPVQQIETFDFPKDRTYYIHCRSGARSQKAAEFLSEKGYNVVNLDGGFDAIKEQLSNIETPNTHKNISHSHELKANRIKRDFSGLQCPGPIVEINKEMTKMSEGEQLEVSVTDFGFKQDIQAWVKQRGYHLVMLEENVDHIRAVIEKTKDKTMDVTHEGNGTTIVLFSGELDKAIAALIIANGAKAAGRDVSIFFTFWGLNALKKINQSPVKKKGIAKMFDMMLPSQPEYMPISKMNMFGLGNVMMRYVMKKKNVETLPTLIEKAIEQDVKLIACTMSMDVMGISKEELREEVTFGGVGAYIGDTEQARHNLFI, from the coding sequence GAAAAATTAGGTCAACAACAGCAATTGATAGATGTAAGAACGAGTGAAGAATATGAAATCGGTCATATTAATGGGGCGATTTTACATCCCGTACAACAAATAGAAACATTCGATTTCCCTAAAGATCGCACGTACTACATTCATTGTAGAAGTGGAGCTAGAAGTCAAAAAGCAGCAGAGTTTTTATCCGAAAAAGGGTACAATGTTGTAAATTTAGATGGTGGATTTGATGCGATAAAAGAACAACTTTCAAATATTGAGACGCCAAACACACATAAAAATATATCTCATAGTCATGAATTAAAAGCAAATCGTATAAAGCGCGATTTTAGTGGTTTACAATGTCCAGGACCCATTGTCGAAATCAATAAAGAAATGACGAAAATGTCAGAAGGCGAACAACTTGAAGTTTCTGTCACTGATTTTGGATTTAAACAAGATATTCAAGCTTGGGTAAAACAAAGAGGATACCATCTTGTTATGTTAGAAGAAAATGTGGATCATATTCGTGCAGTGATTGAAAAAACTAAAGACAAAACTATGGACGTGACACACGAAGGCAATGGCACGACGATTGTCTTGTTTAGCGGTGAATTAGACAAGGCTATAGCGGCACTTATTATCGCGAATGGCGCGAAAGCAGCAGGTCGAGACGTCAGTATTTTCTTTACATTTTGGGGACTGAATGCACTGAAAAAAATTAATCAATCACCTGTGAAGAAAAAAGGTATTGCAAAAATGTTCGATATGATGTTGCCAAGTCAACCGGAATATATGCCAATTTCTAAAATGAATATGTTTGGATTAGGTAATGTGATGATGCGTTATGTTATGAAAAAGAAAAATGTTGAAACCTTACCTACATTAATCGAAAAAGCTATTGAGCAAGATGTGAAATTAATCGCGTGTACGATGAGTATGGACGTGATGGGCATTTCGAAAGAAGAATTGAGAGAAGAAGTTACTTTTGGTGGTGTGGGCGCGTATATTGGTGACACAGAACAGGCACGACATAATCTATTTATTTAG
- a CDS encoding LacI family DNA-binding transcriptional regulator produces the protein MTTIKEVAKYANVSVATVSRAINGTGYVKKETRDKIDAAIKKLNYQPNEVARSLNMQTSKMLGLLLPDMSNPFFTVVARGVEDKAMARGYHIMIGNGAMDETKELNYLSMFKVNQCSGIIASQLSTSKAFQTLKSFKTPYVLIDRVSEGDACIEADHTKGGALQAEAILNGRAAHVLLLHQDLSFTSFRARFTAAQDVLQQKNVHVVTEDEAELDVEKFESYINDSHIDSVICSNDVMALKVMKWVHNLGKVVPDDVQVIGYDDIPFAEMFLPNLTTVRQPAYELGQQAAEQLINTLEGYASQTPAKLNVALIHRQSTRRSKK, from the coding sequence ATGACGACGATTAAAGAAGTAGCAAAATATGCAAATGTCTCTGTGGCGACAGTATCTCGCGCGATAAATGGGACTGGATATGTAAAGAAAGAAACACGTGACAAAATTGATGCGGCCATTAAAAAATTGAATTATCAACCCAATGAAGTGGCGCGATCGTTAAATATGCAAACGTCGAAAATGCTCGGTTTATTGTTGCCAGATATGAGTAACCCATTTTTCACGGTCGTTGCTAGAGGCGTGGAAGATAAAGCGATGGCGCGAGGTTATCATATTATGATTGGTAACGGTGCGATGGATGAGACGAAAGAACTGAATTATTTGTCAATGTTTAAAGTTAATCAATGTAGTGGCATTATCGCATCACAACTTTCAACATCAAAAGCCTTTCAAACGCTAAAGTCTTTTAAAACACCGTATGTGTTAATTGATCGTGTTTCAGAGGGCGATGCGTGTATCGAGGCAGACCATACGAAAGGTGGAGCGTTACAAGCAGAAGCGATATTAAATGGGCGTGCGGCGCATGTTTTATTATTGCATCAAGATTTATCATTTACATCGTTTCGTGCCCGTTTTACAGCAGCACAAGACGTATTACAACAGAAAAATGTGCATGTTGTAACGGAAGATGAAGCAGAATTAGATGTGGAAAAGTTTGAAAGTTATATCAATGATAGTCACATCGATAGTGTCATTTGTAGTAATGATGTCATGGCGTTAAAAGTCATGAAATGGGTGCACAATCTCGGTAAAGTAGTGCCTGATGATGTGCAAGTTATTGGTTATGATGACATCCCTTTTGCTGAGATGTTTTTGCCAAATTTAACGACTGTCCGTCAACCTGCTTATGAACTTGGGCAACAAGCAGCAGAACAATTAATTAATACTTTAGAAGGTTATGCATCACAAACTCCTGCCAAGTTAAATGTAGCATTAATTCATAGACAATCAACGAGGAGGTCAAAGAAATGA